In Scleropages formosus chromosome 20, fSclFor1.1, whole genome shotgun sequence, a single window of DNA contains:
- the rab11fip4b gene encoding rab11 family-interacting protein 4B isoform X1 → MSTGHGSLVIEARSEGDGGGSALSNRHCEQGLDRPLIMCTRPYPNCTLLPEEESPGGRDGAESDLDSAVDSAPGSDTSEGGRPGDKDDGIRGLFLPRENNSECSDPACRCGQTNPSLTSDLSTRSSASLNEEQFEDYGVGEDVEFTPSSPCPDDETRTNGYSDLGSSVPSSAGQTPRKMRQLYNSELMDVYCSQCCKKVNLLNDLEARLKNLKANSPNRKISSTAFGRQLFHNSNLSSSNGSTEDLFRDSIDSCDADITEKVSYLEKKVTELENDSLMNGDLKSKLKQENTQLVHRVHELEEQIKDQEARAEQTMEEELRRHRDAYSKLEREKNTQIELLSNRVQQLEEENGEMKVNMSRLKSQTEKLDEEKQRMTDKLEDTSLRLKDEMDLYRKMMDKLKQNRHEFQKEREAMQELIEDLRRELEHLQLFKLETERPSRTRSSTSSVSEFNAKTRETELEHEIKRLKQRLSPQDFPYELQHLVSAGARLLPSLMENQKLREQNDDLNGQILSLSLHEAKNLFATQTKAQSLAAEIDNASRDELMEALKEQEEINFRLRQYMDKIILAILDHNPSILEIKN, encoded by the exons ATGTCTACTGGGCATGGTAGCTTGGTCATTGAAGCCAGAAGCGAGGGGGACGGTGGTGGCTCCGCACTGAGCAACAGG CACTGCGAGCAGGGCCTGGACCGGCCCCTCATCATGTGCACACGTCCATACCCCAACTGCACGCTGCTTCCTGAGGAGGAAAGCCCAGGGGGCCGCGATGGTGCGGAGTCGGACTTGGACAGTGCTGTGGACAGCGCACCTGGCTCAGACACCTCTGAGGGGGGCAGGCCTGGTGACAAGGATGATGGGATTCGAGGGCTCTTCCTCCCCAGGGAAAA CAACAGTGAATGCAGTGACCCTGCTTGCAGGTGTGGTCAGACGAACCCCTCGCTGACCTCGGACCTTTCCACACGCTCCTCCGCCTCCCTGAATGAGGAGCAGTTTGAGGACTATGGGGTAGGAGAGGACGTGGAATTCACTCCCAGCAGCCCGTGTCCCGACGACGAGACTCGCACCAATGGGTACTCCGACCTGGGCTCCTCGGTCCCCTCCAG TGCTGGGCAAACGCCACGGAAGATGAGGCAGCTGTACAACAGTGAGCTGATGGATGTGTACTGTTCCCAGTGCTGCAAGAAAGTCAACCTGCTCAATGACCTGGAGGCACGTCTCAAGAACCTCAAAGCCAACAG TCCCAACAGGAAGATATCCAGCACTGCGTTTGGAAG GCAACTCTTCCACAACAGCAACCTAAGCAGCAGCAATGGCAGCACGGAGGACCTGTTCCGAGACAGCATTGACTCCTGTGATGCCGACATCACCGAGAAG GTTAGTTACCTGGAGAAGAAGGTAACGGAGCTAGAGAACGACAGCTTGATGAACGGAGATCTGAAGTCCAAGCTGAAGCAGGAGAACACACAGCTAGTTCACAg GGTCCATGAGCTGGAAGAGCAGATAAAGGATCAGGAGGCACGGGCAGAGCAGACCATGGAGGAGGAGCTGAGGAGACACCGTGATGCTTACAgcaagctggagagggagaagaacACTCAGATTGAGCTGCTCAGCAACAG GgtccagcagctggaggaggagaatgGAGAGATGAAGGTGAACATGAGCCGGCTGAAGTCTCAAACAGAGAAGCTGGATGAG GAGAAACAGCGAATGACGGACAAGCTGGAAGACACCAGCCTGCGCCTGAAGGATGAGATGGACCTCTACAGAAAGATGATGGACAAGCTGAAGCAGAACCGACATGAATTCCAGAAGGAGCGTGAGGCCATGCAGGAA CTGATAGAGGACCTGAGGCGAGAGCTGGAACACCTGCAGCTCTTCAAGCTGGAGACGGAGAGGCCGAGCCGCACCCGCAGCTCCACCTCCAGCGTGTCAGAGTTCAACGCCAAGACCCGAGAGACGGAACTGGAGCACGAGATCAAGCGTCTCAAGCAG AGGCTCAGCCCCCAGGACTTTCCATATGAACTCCAGCACCTTGTGTCCGCTGGGGCACGGCTCCTTCCCAGTCTGATG GAGAATCAGAAGCTGCGGGAGCAGAACGATGACCTGAATGGCCAGATCCTCAGCCTGAGCTTGCACGAGGCCAAGAATCTCTTTGCTACTCAGACAAAAGCCCAGTCCTTGGCCGCAGAAATTGACAATGCATCCCGTGATGAG TTGATGGAGGCCttgaaggagcaggaggagataAATTTCCGCCTGAGGCAGTACATGGACAAGATCATTTTGGCCATCCTGGACCACAACCCCTCCATCCTGGAAATCAAGAATTAG
- the rab11fip4b gene encoding rab11 family-interacting protein 4B isoform X4, producing MSTGHGSLVIEARSEGDGGGSALSNRHCEQGLDRPLIMCTRPYPNCTLLPEEESPGGRDGAESDLDSAVDSAPGSDTSEGGRPGDKDDGIRGLFLPRENNSECSDPACRCGQTNPSLTSDLSTRSSASLNEEQFEDYGVGEDVEFTPSSPCPDDETRTNGYSDLGSSVPSSAGQTPRKMRQLYNSELMDVYCSQCCKKVNLLNDLEARLKNLKANSPNRKISSTAFGRQLFHNSNLSSSNGSTEDLFRDSIDSCDADITEKVSYLEKKVTELENDSLMNGDLKSKLKQENTQLVHRVHELEEQIKDQEARAEQTMEEELRRHRDAYSKLEREKNTQIELLSNRVQQLEEENGEMKVNMSRLKSQTEKLDEEKQRMTDKLEDTSLRLKDEMDLYRKMMDKLKQNRHEFQKEREAMQELIEDLRRELEHLQLFKLETERPSRTRSSTSSVSEFNAKTRETELEHEIKRLKQENQKLREQNDDLNGQILSLSLHEAKNLFATQTKAQSLAAEIDNASRDELMEALKEQEEINFRLRQYMDKIILAILDHNPSILEIKN from the exons ATGTCTACTGGGCATGGTAGCTTGGTCATTGAAGCCAGAAGCGAGGGGGACGGTGGTGGCTCCGCACTGAGCAACAGG CACTGCGAGCAGGGCCTGGACCGGCCCCTCATCATGTGCACACGTCCATACCCCAACTGCACGCTGCTTCCTGAGGAGGAAAGCCCAGGGGGCCGCGATGGTGCGGAGTCGGACTTGGACAGTGCTGTGGACAGCGCACCTGGCTCAGACACCTCTGAGGGGGGCAGGCCTGGTGACAAGGATGATGGGATTCGAGGGCTCTTCCTCCCCAGGGAAAA CAACAGTGAATGCAGTGACCCTGCTTGCAGGTGTGGTCAGACGAACCCCTCGCTGACCTCGGACCTTTCCACACGCTCCTCCGCCTCCCTGAATGAGGAGCAGTTTGAGGACTATGGGGTAGGAGAGGACGTGGAATTCACTCCCAGCAGCCCGTGTCCCGACGACGAGACTCGCACCAATGGGTACTCCGACCTGGGCTCCTCGGTCCCCTCCAG TGCTGGGCAAACGCCACGGAAGATGAGGCAGCTGTACAACAGTGAGCTGATGGATGTGTACTGTTCCCAGTGCTGCAAGAAAGTCAACCTGCTCAATGACCTGGAGGCACGTCTCAAGAACCTCAAAGCCAACAG TCCCAACAGGAAGATATCCAGCACTGCGTTTGGAAG GCAACTCTTCCACAACAGCAACCTAAGCAGCAGCAATGGCAGCACGGAGGACCTGTTCCGAGACAGCATTGACTCCTGTGATGCCGACATCACCGAGAAG GTTAGTTACCTGGAGAAGAAGGTAACGGAGCTAGAGAACGACAGCTTGATGAACGGAGATCTGAAGTCCAAGCTGAAGCAGGAGAACACACAGCTAGTTCACAg GGTCCATGAGCTGGAAGAGCAGATAAAGGATCAGGAGGCACGGGCAGAGCAGACCATGGAGGAGGAGCTGAGGAGACACCGTGATGCTTACAgcaagctggagagggagaagaacACTCAGATTGAGCTGCTCAGCAACAG GgtccagcagctggaggaggagaatgGAGAGATGAAGGTGAACATGAGCCGGCTGAAGTCTCAAACAGAGAAGCTGGATGAG GAGAAACAGCGAATGACGGACAAGCTGGAAGACACCAGCCTGCGCCTGAAGGATGAGATGGACCTCTACAGAAAGATGATGGACAAGCTGAAGCAGAACCGACATGAATTCCAGAAGGAGCGTGAGGCCATGCAGGAA CTGATAGAGGACCTGAGGCGAGAGCTGGAACACCTGCAGCTCTTCAAGCTGGAGACGGAGAGGCCGAGCCGCACCCGCAGCTCCACCTCCAGCGTGTCAGAGTTCAACGCCAAGACCCGAGAGACGGAACTGGAGCACGAGATCAAGCGTCTCAAGCAG GAGAATCAGAAGCTGCGGGAGCAGAACGATGACCTGAATGGCCAGATCCTCAGCCTGAGCTTGCACGAGGCCAAGAATCTCTTTGCTACTCAGACAAAAGCCCAGTCCTTGGCCGCAGAAATTGACAATGCATCCCGTGATGAG TTGATGGAGGCCttgaaggagcaggaggagataAATTTCCGCCTGAGGCAGTACATGGACAAGATCATTTTGGCCATCCTGGACCACAACCCCTCCATCCTGGAAATCAAGAATTAG
- the rab11fip4b gene encoding rab11 family-interacting protein 4B isoform X2, with the protein MSTGHGSLVIEARSEGDGGGSALSNRHCEQGLDRPLIMCTRPYPNCTLLPEEESPGGRDGAESDLDSAVDSAPGSDTSEGGRPGDKDDGIRGLFLPRENDPACRCGQTNPSLTSDLSTRSSASLNEEQFEDYGVGEDVEFTPSSPCPDDETRTNGYSDLGSSVPSSAGQTPRKMRQLYNSELMDVYCSQCCKKVNLLNDLEARLKNLKANSPNRKISSTAFGRQLFHNSNLSSSNGSTEDLFRDSIDSCDADITEKVSYLEKKVTELENDSLMNGDLKSKLKQENTQLVHRVHELEEQIKDQEARAEQTMEEELRRHRDAYSKLEREKNTQIELLSNRVQQLEEENGEMKVNMSRLKSQTEKLDEEKQRMTDKLEDTSLRLKDEMDLYRKMMDKLKQNRHEFQKEREAMQELIEDLRRELEHLQLFKLETERPSRTRSSTSSVSEFNAKTRETELEHEIKRLKQRLSPQDFPYELQHLVSAGARLLPSLMENQKLREQNDDLNGQILSLSLHEAKNLFATQTKAQSLAAEIDNASRDELMEALKEQEEINFRLRQYMDKIILAILDHNPSILEIKN; encoded by the exons ATGTCTACTGGGCATGGTAGCTTGGTCATTGAAGCCAGAAGCGAGGGGGACGGTGGTGGCTCCGCACTGAGCAACAGG CACTGCGAGCAGGGCCTGGACCGGCCCCTCATCATGTGCACACGTCCATACCCCAACTGCACGCTGCTTCCTGAGGAGGAAAGCCCAGGGGGCCGCGATGGTGCGGAGTCGGACTTGGACAGTGCTGTGGACAGCGCACCTGGCTCAGACACCTCTGAGGGGGGCAGGCCTGGTGACAAGGATGATGGGATTCGAGGGCTCTTCCTCCCCAGGGAAAA TGACCCTGCTTGCAGGTGTGGTCAGACGAACCCCTCGCTGACCTCGGACCTTTCCACACGCTCCTCCGCCTCCCTGAATGAGGAGCAGTTTGAGGACTATGGGGTAGGAGAGGACGTGGAATTCACTCCCAGCAGCCCGTGTCCCGACGACGAGACTCGCACCAATGGGTACTCCGACCTGGGCTCCTCGGTCCCCTCCAG TGCTGGGCAAACGCCACGGAAGATGAGGCAGCTGTACAACAGTGAGCTGATGGATGTGTACTGTTCCCAGTGCTGCAAGAAAGTCAACCTGCTCAATGACCTGGAGGCACGTCTCAAGAACCTCAAAGCCAACAG TCCCAACAGGAAGATATCCAGCACTGCGTTTGGAAG GCAACTCTTCCACAACAGCAACCTAAGCAGCAGCAATGGCAGCACGGAGGACCTGTTCCGAGACAGCATTGACTCCTGTGATGCCGACATCACCGAGAAG GTTAGTTACCTGGAGAAGAAGGTAACGGAGCTAGAGAACGACAGCTTGATGAACGGAGATCTGAAGTCCAAGCTGAAGCAGGAGAACACACAGCTAGTTCACAg GGTCCATGAGCTGGAAGAGCAGATAAAGGATCAGGAGGCACGGGCAGAGCAGACCATGGAGGAGGAGCTGAGGAGACACCGTGATGCTTACAgcaagctggagagggagaagaacACTCAGATTGAGCTGCTCAGCAACAG GgtccagcagctggaggaggagaatgGAGAGATGAAGGTGAACATGAGCCGGCTGAAGTCTCAAACAGAGAAGCTGGATGAG GAGAAACAGCGAATGACGGACAAGCTGGAAGACACCAGCCTGCGCCTGAAGGATGAGATGGACCTCTACAGAAAGATGATGGACAAGCTGAAGCAGAACCGACATGAATTCCAGAAGGAGCGTGAGGCCATGCAGGAA CTGATAGAGGACCTGAGGCGAGAGCTGGAACACCTGCAGCTCTTCAAGCTGGAGACGGAGAGGCCGAGCCGCACCCGCAGCTCCACCTCCAGCGTGTCAGAGTTCAACGCCAAGACCCGAGAGACGGAACTGGAGCACGAGATCAAGCGTCTCAAGCAG AGGCTCAGCCCCCAGGACTTTCCATATGAACTCCAGCACCTTGTGTCCGCTGGGGCACGGCTCCTTCCCAGTCTGATG GAGAATCAGAAGCTGCGGGAGCAGAACGATGACCTGAATGGCCAGATCCTCAGCCTGAGCTTGCACGAGGCCAAGAATCTCTTTGCTACTCAGACAAAAGCCCAGTCCTTGGCCGCAGAAATTGACAATGCATCCCGTGATGAG TTGATGGAGGCCttgaaggagcaggaggagataAATTTCCGCCTGAGGCAGTACATGGACAAGATCATTTTGGCCATCCTGGACCACAACCCCTCCATCCTGGAAATCAAGAATTAG
- the rab11fip4b gene encoding rab11 family-interacting protein 4B isoform X3, whose translation MSTGHGSLVIEARSEGDGGGSALSNRHCEQGLDRPLIMCTRPYPNCTLLPEEESPGGRDGAESDLDSAVDSAPGSDTSEGGRPGDKDDGIRGLFLPREKCGQTNPSLTSDLSTRSSASLNEEQFEDYGVGEDVEFTPSSPCPDDETRTNGYSDLGSSVPSSAGQTPRKMRQLYNSELMDVYCSQCCKKVNLLNDLEARLKNLKANSPNRKISSTAFGRQLFHNSNLSSSNGSTEDLFRDSIDSCDADITEKVSYLEKKVTELENDSLMNGDLKSKLKQENTQLVHRVHELEEQIKDQEARAEQTMEEELRRHRDAYSKLEREKNTQIELLSNRVQQLEEENGEMKVNMSRLKSQTEKLDEEKQRMTDKLEDTSLRLKDEMDLYRKMMDKLKQNRHEFQKEREAMQELIEDLRRELEHLQLFKLETERPSRTRSSTSSVSEFNAKTRETELEHEIKRLKQRLSPQDFPYELQHLVSAGARLLPSLMENQKLREQNDDLNGQILSLSLHEAKNLFATQTKAQSLAAEIDNASRDELMEALKEQEEINFRLRQYMDKIILAILDHNPSILEIKN comes from the exons ATGTCTACTGGGCATGGTAGCTTGGTCATTGAAGCCAGAAGCGAGGGGGACGGTGGTGGCTCCGCACTGAGCAACAGG CACTGCGAGCAGGGCCTGGACCGGCCCCTCATCATGTGCACACGTCCATACCCCAACTGCACGCTGCTTCCTGAGGAGGAAAGCCCAGGGGGCCGCGATGGTGCGGAGTCGGACTTGGACAGTGCTGTGGACAGCGCACCTGGCTCAGACACCTCTGAGGGGGGCAGGCCTGGTGACAAGGATGATGGGATTCGAGGGCTCTTCCTCCCCAGGGAAAA GTGTGGTCAGACGAACCCCTCGCTGACCTCGGACCTTTCCACACGCTCCTCCGCCTCCCTGAATGAGGAGCAGTTTGAGGACTATGGGGTAGGAGAGGACGTGGAATTCACTCCCAGCAGCCCGTGTCCCGACGACGAGACTCGCACCAATGGGTACTCCGACCTGGGCTCCTCGGTCCCCTCCAG TGCTGGGCAAACGCCACGGAAGATGAGGCAGCTGTACAACAGTGAGCTGATGGATGTGTACTGTTCCCAGTGCTGCAAGAAAGTCAACCTGCTCAATGACCTGGAGGCACGTCTCAAGAACCTCAAAGCCAACAG TCCCAACAGGAAGATATCCAGCACTGCGTTTGGAAG GCAACTCTTCCACAACAGCAACCTAAGCAGCAGCAATGGCAGCACGGAGGACCTGTTCCGAGACAGCATTGACTCCTGTGATGCCGACATCACCGAGAAG GTTAGTTACCTGGAGAAGAAGGTAACGGAGCTAGAGAACGACAGCTTGATGAACGGAGATCTGAAGTCCAAGCTGAAGCAGGAGAACACACAGCTAGTTCACAg GGTCCATGAGCTGGAAGAGCAGATAAAGGATCAGGAGGCACGGGCAGAGCAGACCATGGAGGAGGAGCTGAGGAGACACCGTGATGCTTACAgcaagctggagagggagaagaacACTCAGATTGAGCTGCTCAGCAACAG GgtccagcagctggaggaggagaatgGAGAGATGAAGGTGAACATGAGCCGGCTGAAGTCTCAAACAGAGAAGCTGGATGAG GAGAAACAGCGAATGACGGACAAGCTGGAAGACACCAGCCTGCGCCTGAAGGATGAGATGGACCTCTACAGAAAGATGATGGACAAGCTGAAGCAGAACCGACATGAATTCCAGAAGGAGCGTGAGGCCATGCAGGAA CTGATAGAGGACCTGAGGCGAGAGCTGGAACACCTGCAGCTCTTCAAGCTGGAGACGGAGAGGCCGAGCCGCACCCGCAGCTCCACCTCCAGCGTGTCAGAGTTCAACGCCAAGACCCGAGAGACGGAACTGGAGCACGAGATCAAGCGTCTCAAGCAG AGGCTCAGCCCCCAGGACTTTCCATATGAACTCCAGCACCTTGTGTCCGCTGGGGCACGGCTCCTTCCCAGTCTGATG GAGAATCAGAAGCTGCGGGAGCAGAACGATGACCTGAATGGCCAGATCCTCAGCCTGAGCTTGCACGAGGCCAAGAATCTCTTTGCTACTCAGACAAAAGCCCAGTCCTTGGCCGCAGAAATTGACAATGCATCCCGTGATGAG TTGATGGAGGCCttgaaggagcaggaggagataAATTTCCGCCTGAGGCAGTACATGGACAAGATCATTTTGGCCATCCTGGACCACAACCCCTCCATCCTGGAAATCAAGAATTAG
- the rab11fip4b gene encoding rab11 family-interacting protein 4B isoform X5: protein MSTGHGSLVIEARSEGDGGGSALSNRHCEQGLDRPLIMCTRPYPNCTLLPEEESPGGRDGAESDLDSAVDSAPGSDTSEGGRPGDKDDGIRGLFLPREKCGQTNPSLTSDLSTRSSASLNEEQFEDYGVGEDVEFTPSSPCPDDETRTNGYSDLGSSVPSSAGQTPRKMRQLYNSELMDVYCSQCCKKVNLLNDLEARLKNLKANSPNRKISSTAFGRQLFHNSNLSSSNGSTEDLFRDSIDSCDADITEKVSYLEKKVTELENDSLMNGDLKSKLKQENTQLVHRVHELEEQIKDQEARAEQTMEEELRRHRDAYSKLEREKNTQIELLSNRVQQLEEENGEMKVNMSRLKSQTEKLDEEKQRMTDKLEDTSLRLKDEMDLYRKMMDKLKQNRHEFQKEREAMQELIEDLRRELEHLQLFKLETERPSRTRSSTSSVSEFNAKTRETELEHEIKRLKQENQKLREQNDDLNGQILSLSLHEAKNLFATQTKAQSLAAEIDNASRDELMEALKEQEEINFRLRQYMDKIILAILDHNPSILEIKN, encoded by the exons ATGTCTACTGGGCATGGTAGCTTGGTCATTGAAGCCAGAAGCGAGGGGGACGGTGGTGGCTCCGCACTGAGCAACAGG CACTGCGAGCAGGGCCTGGACCGGCCCCTCATCATGTGCACACGTCCATACCCCAACTGCACGCTGCTTCCTGAGGAGGAAAGCCCAGGGGGCCGCGATGGTGCGGAGTCGGACTTGGACAGTGCTGTGGACAGCGCACCTGGCTCAGACACCTCTGAGGGGGGCAGGCCTGGTGACAAGGATGATGGGATTCGAGGGCTCTTCCTCCCCAGGGAAAA GTGTGGTCAGACGAACCCCTCGCTGACCTCGGACCTTTCCACACGCTCCTCCGCCTCCCTGAATGAGGAGCAGTTTGAGGACTATGGGGTAGGAGAGGACGTGGAATTCACTCCCAGCAGCCCGTGTCCCGACGACGAGACTCGCACCAATGGGTACTCCGACCTGGGCTCCTCGGTCCCCTCCAG TGCTGGGCAAACGCCACGGAAGATGAGGCAGCTGTACAACAGTGAGCTGATGGATGTGTACTGTTCCCAGTGCTGCAAGAAAGTCAACCTGCTCAATGACCTGGAGGCACGTCTCAAGAACCTCAAAGCCAACAG TCCCAACAGGAAGATATCCAGCACTGCGTTTGGAAG GCAACTCTTCCACAACAGCAACCTAAGCAGCAGCAATGGCAGCACGGAGGACCTGTTCCGAGACAGCATTGACTCCTGTGATGCCGACATCACCGAGAAG GTTAGTTACCTGGAGAAGAAGGTAACGGAGCTAGAGAACGACAGCTTGATGAACGGAGATCTGAAGTCCAAGCTGAAGCAGGAGAACACACAGCTAGTTCACAg GGTCCATGAGCTGGAAGAGCAGATAAAGGATCAGGAGGCACGGGCAGAGCAGACCATGGAGGAGGAGCTGAGGAGACACCGTGATGCTTACAgcaagctggagagggagaagaacACTCAGATTGAGCTGCTCAGCAACAG GgtccagcagctggaggaggagaatgGAGAGATGAAGGTGAACATGAGCCGGCTGAAGTCTCAAACAGAGAAGCTGGATGAG GAGAAACAGCGAATGACGGACAAGCTGGAAGACACCAGCCTGCGCCTGAAGGATGAGATGGACCTCTACAGAAAGATGATGGACAAGCTGAAGCAGAACCGACATGAATTCCAGAAGGAGCGTGAGGCCATGCAGGAA CTGATAGAGGACCTGAGGCGAGAGCTGGAACACCTGCAGCTCTTCAAGCTGGAGACGGAGAGGCCGAGCCGCACCCGCAGCTCCACCTCCAGCGTGTCAGAGTTCAACGCCAAGACCCGAGAGACGGAACTGGAGCACGAGATCAAGCGTCTCAAGCAG GAGAATCAGAAGCTGCGGGAGCAGAACGATGACCTGAATGGCCAGATCCTCAGCCTGAGCTTGCACGAGGCCAAGAATCTCTTTGCTACTCAGACAAAAGCCCAGTCCTTGGCCGCAGAAATTGACAATGCATCCCGTGATGAG TTGATGGAGGCCttgaaggagcaggaggagataAATTTCCGCCTGAGGCAGTACATGGACAAGATCATTTTGGCCATCCTGGACCACAACCCCTCCATCCTGGAAATCAAGAATTAG